The proteins below are encoded in one region of Xenopus laevis strain J_2021 chromosome 8L, Xenopus_laevis_v10.1, whole genome shotgun sequence:
- the LOC121396982 gene encoding thioredoxin domain-containing protein 3 homolog, with the protein MRAKENIAQYILMLDSLEVLKRERASLKNAKLPPGHPTRLQNRRQNYEYLRLQNTIKHHFRHFHIELLREQKLREAARKKQTHKQTPAAKEKEHGATAAAEEEALASQGKEGAKEKEEEEEAAPGEVQQALEENEKEGAEEGGPAEDQAPAVEEKMEEQSPAVEEQAGMKRKRNEEEDPAAENKEERVDGEEAPPEVERLTLRKRPRKDYRGFSIPPEDSSDSSAASDATLLLACLLWLFVHICVFVCVYVCL; encoded by the exons ATGAGGGCTAAGGAGAACATTGCCCAATACATTTTAATGCTCGACtcactg gaagtgctcAAGAGGGAACGTGCCTCCCTCAAGAatgccaagctgcctcct ggtCATCCAACACGACTGCAAAACCGGAGGCAGAACTATGAGTATCTGCGGCTGCagaat ACCATCAAACATCACTTTCGGCATTTCCACATCGAGCTCTTGAGGGAGCAGAAGCTGCGGGAAGCTGCTCG TAAGAAACAAACGCACAAACAAACTCCTGCAGCTAAAGAAAAGGAGCATGGAGCcactgcagcagcagaagaggaagccCTTGCCTCACAGGGGAAAGAAGGAGcaaaagagaaagaagaggaggaagaagcagcTCCAGGAGAAGTACAGCAAGCTCTTGAAGAGAATGAGAAAGAGGGAGCAGAAGAAGGAGGTCCTGCAGAAGATCAAgcccctgcagtggaggagaagatggaggagcaatctcctgcagtggaagaacaggcaggaatgaagaggaaaagaaatgaagaggaaGATCCAGCAGCGGAGAATAAAGAAGAGCGAGTAGATGGAGAAGAAGCTCCTCCGGAGGTAGAAAGGCTGACCCTCCGAAAACGGCCAAGGAAGGACTACAGAGGATTTAG cattccaccagAAGACTCTTCAGACAGTTCTGCTGCCAGCGACGCAACCCTGCTCCTTGCATGCCTTCTGTGGCTGTTTGTacatatttgtgtgtttgtgtgtgtctatgtgtgtctgtga